One Catenulispora sp. GP43 genomic window, CTCGCGTTCGTCGGGGACGCGTTCCGCCCGCTGGACCCGTTGCTCGCGCACGCTGTGGCCGTCACTCCGACCGCACCGAGGACGGCGACGACGGTGAGGGGCTGCTTGAACTGGGACAAGAACGGGCGAATCATCGGACAATCATTCACTGTCGACCCGCCGGTTCCATAACCAGCCTGGTCAGTGCGCCGAGGTGAATCAGGGGTTCACAACGGGTGATCGGGTGGACACGCTTCCTTTCGGTATCTTTCGACCGTGCAATCCCATGACCACCGCACCCGGATCCGCGCCGGCGCGCCGGGCGCCCCCGGCCTGGAGGAGCGGACCGTCGAGCCGTCCTCGGCGGCGCGCGTCATCGACCTCGGGCTCCGGATCGGCGAGCTGCTGCTGGCCAGCGGGGAAGGTAGCGAGGACGTCGAGGTCGCCATGGTCGGGATCACCGAGGCGTACGGCCTGGCCGGCTGCGAGACCAACGTCACCTTCACCGTGGTCACGCTGTCCTACCAGCCGAGCCTGATCGACACGCCGCTCTCCCTGGAGCGCGTGGTGCGGCGCCGGACCGTGGACTACACCAGCCTGGCCGACCTGCACCGGCTGGCCGTGGACATCAGCGCGGGCGGGATGACGCTGGAGGAGGCGTACGGACGCCTGGCCGCGATCCGCCGGAACAAGTACCCGTATCCGCCCTGGGTGATCATCGTCAGCCTCGGAGCGATCGCCGCGACGGCGGCCCTGCTGGTCGGCGGCGGCTACGCGGCCAGCCTGCTGGCGTTCGGCTGCGCCATCCTCGGCGACTGGCTGTACCGGCAGCTCGCCAAGACCGGACTACCGTCGTTCTACCTGCTGGCGGTGGCCGCGGTCCCCGGGGCGATCGCCGCGATCGTCCTGGACCGCCTCGGCATCCACATCAACAGCTCGGCGGTCGTGGTCGGCGGCGTGTTCACGGTGCTGCCGGGGCGCGCGCTGGTGGCGGCGATCCAGGACGGCCTGACAGGTTTCTACATCACCGCCTCGGCCCGCCTGCTGGAGGTGGTGTTCCTGGTCGGCGCCCTGGTCAGCGGCATCACCCTGGTCCTGAAGGTGGGCCGCCAGGTCGGCGCGAGCTTCATCGTGGACGAACACCTGGCGCCGGTCCGCGCCGAGCCGCTGATCGCCCTGGTGGCGGCGGCCCTGGGGGTGTCGTTCGCGGTGGCGGTGCACACCCCGCGGCGCATACTGCCCTTCGCCGCCGTCGGCGCGGCGTTCAGCTGGGCGGCGGGCACGTACCCGGTCGAGTGGGGCCTGTCCCCGGTGATCGCGACCGGCCTGGCCGCGATGGTCGTCGGCCTGATCGGCTACCTGGTCGCCCTGCACTACCGCACATCGGCGCTGCCCTATGTGATTCCCGCCGTAGGGCCCCTGCTCCCGGGCTCCGCCGTGTACTTCGCCATGTTGGAGATCACCAGCGGCGACAGCCGCCGCGGCATTGCCTCCCTGGAGACCGCGATCTCCCTGGGCCTGGCCATCGGCGCCGGCGTGAACCTCGGCGGTGAGCTGGCCCGCGTCTTCACCCGCATGCGCGGCACCAAGGAACTGGTCTTCCGCTTCCGCCGGGACGCCGCGGGGGAGCAGGAACCGGGCCTGCCGCCCCAACAAGGCTGAAGGACGTGACCGCAGTCCCTCGGTCACGTCCCTCAGCAGCTTTGCACGGCACTGTCCATATGCGATCCGCATACGTGCCGAGCGACATATGGAGCCGGTCTGTCACCCGCCGCTCTTGCGACGGAACTGCCGCTTGGCCCCGGCCTTCCCGTGAGCGGAGTGGATCTTCGAGTCCGAGGGCCCGCCCCCGGCCCCGCGAGCCCCGTTGCCCCGCTTGGCCTCCAGTGCCTCCAGGAAACGCCGCTTCTGCTCGTCGGCGTCCGAAGCAGCCTCCGGCCCACCCCCCGGCTCGCCGGGCTCCGACTGCGATCCCGCCGCGGTGGTGTCCATACCGGCCTCCTGATGCTGTGCGATGTGACGGAAGAGCTGTCCTGGCCAGCCTCCCACGACCACCGCGCCCCGCACCACACGGATAACACGCGTCCCGGGACCCGCGACACCGGGTAAGCTGTCAGCGCTACGCGCCCTCGTAGCTCAGGGGATAGAGCACCCGCCTCCTAAGCGGGGGGCCGTTGGTTCGAATCCAACCGGGGGCACTCGCAGTGACATGGGGAACGCGGGACAGGCGGTTCGCCTGGGGTTTTCACGCTGAGCGACCGGCTCCCGGCCCGCTGAACCCTCAAGTAAGTATGCTCATCGCATGACGCGTCCATTGCGTTCCACGGACCCCACCCGTATCGGCGACTACGAACTGACCGGCCGGATCGGCGGCGGTGGGATGGGCGACGTGTTCCTGGGACGCTCTCCCAGCGGGCGCATGGCGGCCGTCAAAGTGGTGCGGGACCTGCTCGCCGACGATCCGCGGTTCCGGGAGCGGTTCCGCCGGGAGGTGGCCGCCGCACGGTCGGTGAGCGGCGCCTACACGGCCGCGGTGCTGGACGCCGATCCCGATGCCGAGCGGCCGTGGCTGGCCACCGCCTACATCGACGGGCCGTCGCTGCTCGCCCGGGTCTCCGACGGGGGACCCATGGACGCGCGGGAGGCCAGAACCCTGGGCGCCGGGCTGGCGGAGGCGCTGCGCGACATCCACCGGGCCGGGCTCGTGCACCGCGACCTGAAGCCCGGGAACGTGCTGCTGGCGGCGGACGGGCCGCGGCTGATCGACTTCGGCATCATCCGCGCGGAGGACGGCGAGGGCCTCACCGAGACCGGCTACGTCCTCGGCAGCGCCGGCTACATGGCGCCGGAGCAGGCGGCCGGCGGGGAGGCGACCGCGGCGGCCGACGTCTACTCGCTGGGCGCCGTGCTCACCTTCGCGGCGACCGGCCACGGGCCTTTCGGCGACGGTCCGACGCCGGGGGTGCTGCTCCGCCAGGCGGCCGGCGACCGGGACATCTCGGCGGTGCCCGAGGGACTGCGCGATGTCGTGGCCCGCTGCCTGGATGCTGTTCCCGCAGAGCGCCCTTCTACGAACGCTTTGCTGGAACTCCTGAGCGGGAACGCCAGCCTCAAGGAAACGAAGAAGGCGGCGCGGACCAAGAGCGCCGCCAAGACCCGTACCAAGGACCGCGCTAAGACGCCGGAGCTGGACGATCTGCTCAGAGGCGGCTCGTCGAGTACCCAGAACGCTGAGATCGCGGTGACGCCGACGACGCTCATGCGCTCTACTAAGAACGCCGGCAACGCTAAGAACGCCAAGAACGCCAAGAAGCCGTCGCGTCCGACGCCGCAGCCCATCCCGACCCGCCGCAAGTTCCTCTTCTTCGGCCTGGCCAGCGCTGCGGTCGCCGCCTTCGGCGTGAGCGTCGCCGACATGCCTCACGGTGATTCCAAGACCACCGGCGCCGAGACCGATGACAGCGCCCCCAAGAGCGCGACCGAGCTCCCCACCGTCAAGGTCCCCGGTGCCATCGGCGGCCCCGCGAAGAGCCCTGCGTGGTCCAACACCATCACCAACGCCGACTACCTCGCGCTGTCCGGAACGTCACTCCTGGTCAAGGGCACCACCCTGTCGGCCTTCGCCGCGTCCACCGGCACCCGGAACTGGGCCGCCCCCAACGACACCTTCAGCCAGCTCTACGACGGCGTCCTGCCCGCCACCGCGGACGTGGTGTACGAGGGGGCGCCCACCGGCGGCGACCTGATCGCCGTCGAGGTGGGGACCGGCGCCCAGGCCTGGAGCGTCCCCGGGCCCGCTTCCTGGACCACCCGCGGCTTGGTCGGAGCGTCCGCGGACGTCGTCGTGGTCTGGTCCTACATCGACACGGCCCAGCCCGACAGCGACGGCCTGTGGGGCGTCGACCCGACGTCGCGCCGGCTGCTGTGGAACACGAAGATCGGCGTCTTCGAGGGCTCGCCCTACTTCAGCGCCGAGACCGGGCTGATCCTGTTGTCCCAGCCGAACAGCCACCAGCTGACGGCCTACAACGCCAAGACCGGTCAGCTCGCCTGGACCGCCAAGGACACCACTCCGAATGACGACCCCGCGTTCGCCACCGCGATCGCCAGCCACGGTACGAGCATCTACTGGGCGGCCAACCGCCTGTACGCCTTCGGCACGAACGGCCGCCCCCTGTGGCCGGTGGGCGCCACCGCAGCGGGCACCGACGGAGCCTTCCACGCGGTCATTGCCGACGACACCACCGTCTACGCGGCGTCGCTCGGTTCACTGGAGGAAGAGAGTTACGTCGCCGCCTACAAGGCCTCCGATGGTGCCCCCCTCTGGCTGACGACCTGGCCGAAGAACTTCCACAACCCGAGCCTGGAGTGCGAACTGGCGCTCGGCGGCGGGAACCTCTACATCGTCGACCACTACAGCGGAACCCTGGTCTGCCTGGACGCCAAGACAGGCGAGACCAACTGGCAGTACCACGATCCCGGCGCCAGCCCGAACGACGACTGGTCTGTCGTAGCCGATGACCGGAACGTCTTCATCGGCTACGACTCCACCGTGCGCGGCTTCGTCGCCTGAGCGGCGCGCTATAGCGATTTCGCGTCCTCCCACCCGGACAGGTCGTAGTTGAAGTACGCGTTCGGGAAGACGAACTTCCCGTCGGGCATCCCGTTGAGCCCGCCGGACCCGTCGTACGCCTTGAAGATCTGCACCGACCGGGTCAGACAGTTGTCCTCGGCCAGGTTGTAGGGCCGTGCGAAGCCCGCCGCCACCGCCGCCTCGGCCGCGCTCTGGTCGTCGGCGGCCGTGTCCTTGCAGCGGTAGCTCTTGTAGCCGCCGGACTCGTTCAGCGTCGCGAAGTCCTGGAGCATCTGCTGCTCCGGAGCGTGCTTCTCCCAGTTGTGGTCGGCCAGCGTGGCGCCGTAGTCCCAGGTGTCGCTGCCGTCGGACCAGCGGTAGGCCCAGGCGACGTGCCCGAGGGACAGCGCGCCCTTGGGGGCGTCGAACATGCAGACCCGGCCGGTCGCGGCGTGGGGGTCCGCGGCGGCGGCCGTGGCGGCGGCGGCCGGTGCGACGGCGACGCCCGCGGTGACTGTGGCCGCGAATGTGGCGAGGGCCACAGTGGCGGTCCTCCGACGGCGAATCCTCATCCTGTCCTCCCGTTTCGGCGGGGATCCGGTGCTCCCGCCGCTGTCGACGGCCCCGTCTTCCGAGGCCCGGCAGTGGAATGATCTAACGCGAGTCAGTGTTGTTAACGACGACACGACGACGAGGTCTCACCGAAGGAGTACCACCATGGCCGACACCCTTCTCATCGCGTACGACGGTTCCGCTGACGCCAAGACAGCCCTGGAGTACACGGCCCGGACGTTCCCCGGCCGGCAGGCCGTCCTGCTCACCGTGTGGGAGCCGCTGATGAGCCAGCTGGGCGTCGCCGAGGCCTTCGTCGGGGCGGTGGCCACCGAGGACGAGGAGAAGGTCGTCGAGCAGAGCGCCGAGCAGGTCGCCAAGGACGGCGCCGCGCTGGCCACCGAGGCCGGCCTGAAGGCGACCGCGCGCTGGGAGTCCGAGGGCGCGCAGTCGGTGTGGCAGACCATCGAGCGCGTGGCCGACGAGCTCGACGCCGACCTGATCGTGACCGGCTCCCGCGGCCTGACCGGCCTGCACTCGCTGCTCGTGGGCAGCGTGTCGGCGAAGGTACTGCGGCACGCCAAGCGTCCGGTGCTGGTCGTCCCCTCGGCCGACCTGGCCAAGGGCCGCGGTGAGAACCCCGAGGGCGACTCCGTCGAGGCCTGACGCTAATACGCTTGACCGCTATAGGGCCGGTGACGCTATGCGTTGCCGGCCCTTAGCCGTGCGGTGACCGCGTGCATCCCGCGACTCGCCGTGGACTTCACCGTTCCGCGTGTGACGCCCAGTGTCCGGGCGATCTCGGTTTCCGAGAGATCTCCCCAATAGCGCAGCACCAGTACTTCTCGCTGCCTAGTGGGGAGCGCCTTCACGGCCTCCAGGACTTCGCGGTGCTCCAGCGGCAGCAGCGCCGTCGCCTCGGCGGGCTCCACGTCCATCGTGTCGAGCACGGCGTATTCGCGTTCGAGCTTGCGCCTGCGCTGAACCGACCGCGCGCGGTTCACCACGGCGGTGCGCAGGTACGAGGACGGGGCCGCGACGCCTTTGAGCAGGTCGGGGCGGGACCAGAGTTTGACGAACACCTCTTGGACGGCGTCTTCGGCGCTCGCCGTGTCACCGAGCAGCAGCACCGCCAGCCGGGTCAGCGGCAGCCGGTACCGGGCATAGAGATCGGCGACGTCAATGGTGCCGCTTTGGCTGTGGCATTCCGGGGCGGACAGAACCATCGTGGTCATATATTCAGGGTCCCGGCCGGGCACCCCTGTCGGTAACCACCGAAGGTCTATTCGACCCCCTCCCATAGTGGGGTATGCACGTAAGCCCTATTGAGGAGTGGCTGGCACGGCTGTGGGCTCTGGTACCGCCTCCAGGCGTACATCGCTAAGCGCGTGCCGCATACGCAGCACCACCACGAGCCCTACAGAGAACGACAACACATGCCCTATAGCGGTGTAGTCAGCGTGATCGATGCCCTGCAACAGGCTCGGCGTCGCGCCGGCCAGACAGACGGCCCACACCACCCGCAGCCACAGCGGTCTCGCGGTGGCGATCGCGACGGTCAGCGCGGTGACCACCAGGTACGACGGACCGGTGTCCCACATGTGCGCGTCCGACGCGGGCAGCGTGTCGTGGTGGATCCGCCACCAGACCAGTCCCTCGGTGACCAGGCTGACGCCTATGTGCACGCCGCCCAGGAGCAGCACCGTCTTCCGCGCACCCAGTACGGCGACCACGCTGAACAGCGACAGGGCGAAGAAGGGCCACACCCCCGCGGACTCCTGGGGTATGAAGGCCGACGTGACGAACGCCTCCACGGGATGCCCGTCCGGCCGGATGTTCGCCAGGTTCGTCGAGCACCAGTCCATGAGCCGCCGCAGCCGGTCGGTGGAGATCGTGTCCTCGACTACAGCCGCGACCGCCAGCGACACCGCGTACCAGAACGCGGGATCGCGCAGCAGTCGCGGCGCGAGGGCGCGGAGTCGGTCGGCGGACAAGGGGACCCCTTTCGGCGGACGGAACCCATCCTGCCAACGCTCCGGCCGACGCCGCATGATCCCCGGCCGGATTCCGAGCGGGCTGACGATTATCCGCCATCGTCAGCCGACGTGCGCGGCCAGGAAGTCCGCCCAGGCCCCGGCCCCGCGATGTCGGGCGCCAGCCCGGCCGGAACCGCAGGCCGCCCGGGTTCGGGACCACCGGCAGCTTCGCCATGGCGCGCACCGCCTTGAGCGATCCGCAGGTCGTACCCGCTGCGCGCAGCAGCGGCACGGTGTGCGAGCCGAGGGTGCCGGTGCCGCCGGCGCCGCCGGTGACGAAGATCTGCACGTTCACGATCACTCCTTGGTATGACGGTGTCGGCCCGTGGAGCGGGCTACATCGTGAAGACACCCGGACCGAGGGATGTGTGACAGATGGCCGACGAGAACCTCCTCGCCGAGCGGTTCCAGGAGCATCGTCCGAGGTTGCGCGCGGTGGCCTATCGCATGCTCGGCTCCCTGAGCGAGTCCGACGACGCGCTGCAGGAGGCCTGGCTGCGGGCCGGCGGCGCCGACACCGGCGAGGTGCGCAATTTCGAGGCCTGGCTGACCACGATCGTGGGACGCGTGTGCCTGAACATGCTGCGCTCGCGGCAGCAGCGTCGCGAGGACTCCCTGGAGATCCACATCCCGGATCCGGTGGTGCGGGCCGAGGACGACTCCGACCCGGAGACCGCCGCCCTGACCGCGGACTCGGTCGGGCTGGCGATGATGATCGTGCTGGACACCCTCACCCCCGCGGAGCGCTTCGCCTTCGTGCTGCATGACATGTTCGCGGTGCCGTTCGAGGACATCGCCGAGGACCTGGAGAAGACGCCGGCGGCGGTCCGCCAGCTCGCCAGCCGGGCCCGGCGGCGGGTCGAGGGGCGCGCGCCGGTCCCCGACCCCGACCTCGCGGTGCAGCGCGCGGCCGTCGACGCGTTCTTCGCCGCCGCGCGCAACGGTGATTTCGAGGCGCTGGTCGCCGTCCTGCACCCGGACGTGGTGCTCCGCGCCGACGGCGGCGTGCTGCGGGCCGGCCAGTCCGTGACGCTGTCCGGAGCGCACACCGTCGCCTCGCAGGCGCAGCTGGCGCGCACCATCGCGCCGTACGTCCAGCGCGTCCTCATCAACGGCACGCCGGGCGCCTTCGTCGTGAAGGACGGCAAGCCGATCTCGCTGATGTCCTTCGACGTCGTCGGCGGCAAGGTGGTGTCGATCCAGGTGATCCTCGACCCCGAGCGGCTCGAGGAGGTCGCCCGGACGCTGGCCGTCTAGCGGTACGGATAGGCCGCGGCGCCGGACCCCTGTGGGTTCCGGCACCGCGGCCTCTTTAGCGTTCTTCTTCCAAGGGAGCCCTTAAGCGATCGGCACTCGTTGGCGCGCATACGCCGGTGCCGGAGCCGGTTCGGCGGACTTCTCCAGAGCCAGGCCCGGGACCCACCGCAGCGCCCGCGGCAGCTTCCAGTTCCGCTCGCCCAGCACGCTCATGATCGCCGGGACCAGCAGGCCGCGCACCAGCGTGGCGTCGATCGCGACCGCGACCGCCATGCCGATGCCGACCATCTTCATCGGCGCGAACGGCATGAAGGCGAACAGGGAGAACACCGCCACCATGATCATCGCCGCGCTGCTCACCACCCCGGAGGACGAGCTGACGCCCTTGACCACGGCCTGCTTCGTCGGCACGCCCCGCAGCCGCAGCTCCCGGATCCGGCTGAGGATGAACACGTGGTAGTCCATGGACAGCCCGAACAAGATCACGAACATGAACAGCGGCAGCCAGGAGATCACCGCGCCGTAGGACTGGAAGCCGAGCTGCTTCTCCAGGTGCCCGTCCTGGAAGATCCACTTCACCACGCCGTACGAGGCGCCGACCGACAGCAGGTTCACCGCGATGGCGGTCAGCGGGATCGCCAGGGAGCGGAAGGCCGCGACCATCAGCACGAAGGCGAGCAGCAGCACGAAGCCGATGACGATCGGGGTGGTGCTGTGCAGCCGGTCGCCGAAGTCGGTCTGGCCGGCCGACTGGCCGCCGACGTTGTATTCGATGCCGGGGACGTGGCCGAGGGTCGCGGGCAGCACCTGGCTGCGCAGGTTCTTCAGCGCGGCCGCGGAGGCGCTGTCCGCGCCGTCGCCGGCCAGCGGGATCGAGATGGCCTGGTAGCTGCCGTCGGCGCTGGTCTGGGTGGTCACCTGGGAGCCGTTGGGGAGCATCCGCTCCATCGCGGCGACCTCGCCGGTGAACGCGGGGCCCTTCAGTACGCTCGGGTCGCCGTGCACCAGCAGCTGCGCCGGCGCGGGTCCGCCCGGGAACGCCGTCTGCATGCGCTCCAGCGTCTGGCTGATCGGCTTGCCGTGGGTCAGCTCGACGCCGCCCGGGTCCTTGGCCTTCAGCCCGGTGCCGGGGATCGCCAGGGCGAGCAGGGCCAGCAGGGCCGGAACGCCCCACAGCAGCGGACGCTTCACGACGTGCCGCACCAGGAAGTTCCAGAACCGCGACTCG contains:
- a CDS encoding threonine/serine exporter ThrE family protein; protein product: MQSHDHRTRIRAGAPGAPGLEERTVEPSSAARVIDLGLRIGELLLASGEGSEDVEVAMVGITEAYGLAGCETNVTFTVVTLSYQPSLIDTPLSLERVVRRRTVDYTSLADLHRLAVDISAGGMTLEEAYGRLAAIRRNKYPYPPWVIIVSLGAIAATAALLVGGGYAASLLAFGCAILGDWLYRQLAKTGLPSFYLLAVAAVPGAIAAIVLDRLGIHINSSAVVVGGVFTVLPGRALVAAIQDGLTGFYITASARLLEVVFLVGALVSGITLVLKVGRQVGASFIVDEHLAPVRAEPLIALVAAALGVSFAVAVHTPRRILPFAAVGAAFSWAAGTYPVEWGLSPVIATGLAAMVVGLIGYLVALHYRTSALPYVIPAVGPLLPGSAVYFAMLEITSGDSRRGIASLETAISLGLAIGAGVNLGGELARVFTRMRGTKELVFRFRRDAAGEQEPGLPPQQG
- a CDS encoding DUF5302 domain-containing protein, which encodes MDTTAAGSQSEPGEPGGGPEAASDADEQKRRFLEALEAKRGNGARGAGGGPSDSKIHSAHGKAGAKRQFRRKSGG
- a CDS encoding PQQ-binding-like beta-propeller repeat protein, whose product is MTRPLRSTDPTRIGDYELTGRIGGGGMGDVFLGRSPSGRMAAVKVVRDLLADDPRFRERFRREVAAARSVSGAYTAAVLDADPDAERPWLATAYIDGPSLLARVSDGGPMDAREARTLGAGLAEALRDIHRAGLVHRDLKPGNVLLAADGPRLIDFGIIRAEDGEGLTETGYVLGSAGYMAPEQAAGGEATAAADVYSLGAVLTFAATGHGPFGDGPTPGVLLRQAAGDRDISAVPEGLRDVVARCLDAVPAERPSTNALLELLSGNASLKETKKAARTKSAAKTRTKDRAKTPELDDLLRGGSSSTQNAEIAVTPTTLMRSTKNAGNAKNAKNAKKPSRPTPQPIPTRRKFLFFGLASAAVAAFGVSVADMPHGDSKTTGAETDDSAPKSATELPTVKVPGAIGGPAKSPAWSNTITNADYLALSGTSLLVKGTTLSAFAASTGTRNWAAPNDTFSQLYDGVLPATADVVYEGAPTGGDLIAVEVGTGAQAWSVPGPASWTTRGLVGASADVVVVWSYIDTAQPDSDGLWGVDPTSRRLLWNTKIGVFEGSPYFSAETGLILLSQPNSHQLTAYNAKTGQLAWTAKDTTPNDDPAFATAIASHGTSIYWAANRLYAFGTNGRPLWPVGATAAGTDGAFHAVIADDTTVYAASLGSLEEESYVAAYKASDGAPLWLTTWPKNFHNPSLECELALGGGNLYIVDHYSGTLVCLDAKTGETNWQYHDPGASPNDDWSVVADDRNVFIGYDSTVRGFVA
- a CDS encoding universal stress protein; translation: MADTLLIAYDGSADAKTALEYTARTFPGRQAVLLTVWEPLMSQLGVAEAFVGAVATEDEEKVVEQSAEQVAKDGAALATEAGLKATARWESEGAQSVWQTIERVADELDADLIVTGSRGLTGLHSLLVGSVSAKVLRHAKRPVLVVPSADLAKGRGENPEGDSVEA
- a CDS encoding RNA polymerase sigma factor encodes the protein MTTMVLSAPECHSQSGTIDVADLYARYRLPLTRLAVLLLGDTASAEDAVQEVFVKLWSRPDLLKGVAAPSSYLRTAVVNRARSVQRRRKLEREYAVLDTMDVEPAEATALLPLEHREVLEAVKALPTRQREVLVLRYWGDLSETEIARTLGVTRGTVKSTASRGMHAVTARLRAGNA
- a CDS encoding rhomboid-like protein codes for the protein MSADRLRALAPRLLRDPAFWYAVSLAVAAVVEDTISTDRLRRLMDWCSTNLANIRPDGHPVEAFVTSAFIPQESAGVWPFFALSLFSVVAVLGARKTVLLLGGVHIGVSLVTEGLVWWRIHHDTLPASDAHMWDTGPSYLVVTALTVAIATARPLWLRVVWAVCLAGATPSLLQGIDHADYTAIGHVLSFSVGLVVVLRMRHALSDVRLEAVPEPTAVPATPQ
- a CDS encoding sigma-70 family RNA polymerase sigma factor, with the protein product MADENLLAERFQEHRPRLRAVAYRMLGSLSESDDALQEAWLRAGGADTGEVRNFEAWLTTIVGRVCLNMLRSRQQRREDSLEIHIPDPVVRAEDDSDPETAALTADSVGLAMMIVLDTLTPAERFAFVLHDMFAVPFEDIAEDLEKTPAAVRQLASRARRRVEGRAPVPDPDLAVQRAAVDAFFAAARNGDFEALVAVLHPDVVLRADGGVLRAGQSVTLSGAHTVASQAQLARTIAPYVQRVLINGTPGAFVVKDGKPISLMSFDVVGGKVVSIQVILDPERLEEVARTLAV
- a CDS encoding MMPL family transporter; its protein translation is MPTLTARPPVVERVAGWSARHRKTTVFGWLILIIAAVVIGGMASGAKKTTYDPGEAGRAERALDVSGISQQTESVLVQSRSGTAFASDADFRRGVADVAAALRAIPGSAIQVRSPLDNAAETKALVSKDGRSALVTFVVAGNKDDADKTVAKPLATVAQIQASHPGLRVEEAGSASVNKTINDIISTGLQRAEYSSVPVTLILLLIVFGALVAASIPLLLALTAVVAGISLMAIPGHWVPISDSTSSVVLLIGMAVGVDYSLFYIRREREERALGRSPREALRIAARTSGRSIVVSGLTVMACLGGLFLTGMDAFSGWSVGTILVVGMAMLGSVTVVPAMLSWLGDKIDKGRMPLLGKRRTVASESRFWNFLVRHVVKRPLLWGVPALLALLALAIPGTGLKAKDPGGVELTHGKPISQTLERMQTAFPGGPAPAQLLVHGDPSVLKGPAFTGEVAAMERMLPNGSQVTTQTSADGSYQAISIPLAGDGADSASAAALKNLRSQVLPATLGHVPGIEYNVGGQSAGQTDFGDRLHSTTPIVIGFVLLLAFVLMVAAFRSLAIPLTAIAVNLLSVGASYGVVKWIFQDGHLEKQLGFQSYGAVISWLPLFMFVILFGLSMDYHVFILSRIRELRLRGVPTKQAVVKGVSSSSGVVSSAAMIMVAVFSLFAFMPFAPMKMVGIGMAVAVAIDATLVRGLLVPAIMSVLGERNWKLPRALRWVPGLALEKSAEPAPAPAYARQRVPIA